The following are encoded together in the Edaphobacter lichenicola genome:
- a CDS encoding (2Fe-2S)-binding protein, which translates to MTPIQLTINGQTKFIEAPPMKRLLDVLREDLHLTGAKEGCGEGECGSCSVLMNDDLVNSCLVPILQAEGARITTIEGVAITEQLHPIQQCFLENGGAQCGICTPGMILATHHLLKKYPHPTSLQIQEGLSGNLCRCTGYIRIFNAVQAAALAGVAE; encoded by the coding sequence ATGACCCCCATTCAACTCACTATCAACGGTCAGACAAAGTTCATCGAAGCTCCTCCGATGAAGCGTCTCCTCGACGTTCTCCGCGAAGACCTACACCTTACAGGAGCAAAGGAAGGCTGCGGCGAGGGGGAATGCGGCTCCTGTTCGGTTCTGATGAATGACGATCTGGTCAACTCCTGCCTCGTCCCCATCCTTCAAGCGGAAGGAGCACGGATTACCACCATCGAAGGCGTCGCAATCACCGAACAGCTTCACCCAATCCAGCAGTGCTTTCTGGAAAACGGGGGAGCACAATGCGGCATCTGCACTCCCGGCATGATCCTCGCTACGCATCACTTGCTCAAAAAATATCCGCACCCTACATCGTTACAAATTCAGGAAGGCCTCTCCGGCAATCTCTGCCGCTGCACTGGCTACATTCGTATCTTCAATGCTGTGCAGGCCGCAGCTCTGGCCGGAGTCGCCGAATAA